The following coding sequences are from one Desulfosporosinus orientis DSM 765 window:
- a CDS encoding F0F1 ATP synthase subunit epsilon: MAGSFSLRIVSPEGDVLNENVEFVIFPGAMGELGVLPNHAPLIAGLDIGVIRYTFNGTVKQAAIAGGFVEVADNLATVLADTAELGEEIDLKRAVEAKERALKRLAARTNEIDVRRAEYALRRAVARISAVGDKK, encoded by the coding sequence ATGGCAGGATCATTCTCTCTACGCATTGTCTCTCCAGAAGGGGACGTATTAAATGAAAATGTTGAGTTTGTTATTTTCCCTGGCGCTATGGGTGAGTTAGGAGTATTGCCGAACCACGCGCCATTAATTGCAGGCTTGGATATAGGCGTTATACGTTATACCTTCAATGGTACGGTTAAGCAGGCTGCCATTGCCGGCGGATTTGTGGAAGTGGCTGACAATTTAGCTACCGTGCTCGCAGACACAGCTGAGCTTGGTGAAGAAATTGATTTGAAACGTGCAGTGGAAGCCAAAGAACGGGCATTGAAACGCTTAGCAGCTCGTACCAACGAAATTGATGTACGCCGCGCTGAGTATGCACTGCGAAGAGCGGTTGCTCGTATCAGTGCTGTAGGAGATAAAAAGTAA
- the murA gene encoding UDP-N-acetylglucosamine 1-carboxyvinyltransferase, with the protein MSKLTVTGGKPLEGTITVSGAKNAVLPIIAASLLCKEPIRLDDAPDLLDVNVMNRVISALGATVERKGSTLTIQAREIDCIEAPYDLVSQMRASIVTMGPLLARKGHVRISHPGGCAIGSRPINWHLKGLEALGAEVKMDHGFLDVRAKGLKGARIYLDYPSVGATENIMMAASMAQGTTLIENAAQEPEIVDLATFINEMGGKVRGAGTSIIYIEGVSEFHGTTHTVIPDRIEAGSYLLLAAATGGDVLVQNVIADHLKPLIAKMEEAGVRMAEEEDGIRVSGDGVYHAVDIKTQVHPGFPTDLQAPFMAFLTRAKGTGLITETVFENRFMHVDELKRMGADIKIEGRSAIVQGIQRLNAAPVTATDLRAGAALILAALTSEGVTSIRGVHHIDRGYEMVEEKLSRIGANIIREEESAS; encoded by the coding sequence TTGAGTAAGCTTACAGTCACAGGCGGAAAACCACTTGAAGGAACAATTACAGTAAGTGGAGCAAAAAATGCTGTTCTTCCTATTATAGCAGCAAGTTTGTTATGCAAAGAACCAATAAGATTAGATGACGCTCCAGATTTGTTAGACGTTAATGTTATGAATCGGGTTATTTCGGCGTTGGGAGCGACGGTTGAGCGGAAGGGCTCGACCCTGACGATTCAAGCCCGTGAGATAGATTGTATTGAAGCCCCTTATGATCTTGTATCTCAGATGCGGGCCTCTATTGTTACCATGGGGCCGCTGTTAGCACGAAAAGGTCATGTACGTATATCTCATCCGGGTGGATGTGCCATTGGTTCTCGTCCCATAAACTGGCATCTAAAGGGACTGGAGGCTTTAGGAGCGGAGGTCAAGATGGATCACGGCTTCTTGGATGTTAGAGCCAAAGGGTTAAAAGGAGCACGGATCTATTTGGATTATCCCAGTGTGGGAGCCACAGAAAATATCATGATGGCAGCATCAATGGCCCAGGGCACAACCCTCATCGAAAATGCTGCCCAAGAGCCGGAGATTGTTGACTTAGCAACCTTTATCAATGAAATGGGCGGTAAGGTCCGGGGAGCGGGTACCAGCATTATTTATATCGAAGGCGTTTCCGAATTCCATGGAACGACTCATACTGTCATCCCTGACCGCATTGAAGCAGGAAGTTATTTGTTATTGGCGGCAGCGACAGGCGGGGATGTTTTAGTGCAGAACGTCATTGCCGATCACTTGAAGCCCCTTATCGCCAAGATGGAGGAAGCAGGAGTTCGCATGGCTGAAGAAGAGGATGGAATTCGCGTCAGTGGGGATGGCGTGTACCATGCAGTTGATATTAAAACTCAGGTTCACCCCGGTTTCCCCACGGATCTTCAGGCTCCCTTTATGGCATTTTTGACACGGGCCAAAGGCACGGGGCTGATTACAGAGACAGTTTTTGAAAATCGATTTATGCACGTGGATGAGTTAAAGCGTATGGGTGCCGATATTAAGATTGAAGGCCGAAGTGCTATTGTCCAGGGAATACAACGTTTGAATGCCGCTCCCGTGACGGCCACAGATTTGCGGGCAGGTGCCGCCCTAATCTTAGCGGCCTTGACATCGGAAGGTGTGACCAGTATTAGGGGAGTCCATCATATTGACCGGGGTTACGAAATGGTTGAGGAAAAGCTTTCTCGAATAGGAGCTAATATTATTCGTGAGGAAGAGTCAGCGTCTTAG
- the atpG gene encoding ATP synthase F1 subunit gamma encodes MAGVRDIRRRIRSVRNMQQITKAMKMVSAAKLRKAQQKLSAARPYARQMQGVLERLSQAPVDTVHPLLVKRPVQKVVYVLITSDGGLCGGYNANLIRKTSGLIAETPQEVKLVTVGRKGRDFFRRGKIEFLAEFVALGDAPSYNQAKEIAQEVIRLYERGEADEVYLMYTEFVSAINQRPVQVKLLPIEKPEGKQGKQYIFEPSPDEILASLLPKYVETQIFRSILEGKASEQGARMTAMSSATDNAADMIDRLSLAMNRARQAAITKEISEIVGGAAALE; translated from the coding sequence GTGGCAGGAGTACGCGATATTCGTCGTCGGATCCGCAGCGTCCGCAATATGCAGCAGATCACTAAGGCGATGAAAATGGTTTCCGCGGCCAAACTCAGAAAAGCCCAACAAAAACTTAGCGCTGCCCGTCCATATGCCCGCCAAATGCAAGGGGTCTTGGAACGCCTATCACAGGCTCCCGTGGATACAGTTCATCCGCTTTTAGTAAAGCGGCCTGTGCAAAAGGTGGTTTATGTGTTAATTACGTCAGACGGTGGTCTCTGCGGAGGGTATAATGCGAACCTCATTCGCAAGACCAGTGGTTTGATTGCCGAAACACCACAAGAAGTTAAGTTGGTGACGGTCGGCCGCAAAGGTCGGGATTTCTTCCGACGCGGTAAAATTGAGTTTTTGGCTGAGTTTGTAGCGCTTGGTGATGCGCCAAGTTATAATCAAGCGAAAGAAATAGCCCAGGAAGTAATACGGCTCTATGAGCGGGGCGAAGCGGATGAGGTTTATCTCATGTATACTGAGTTTGTAAGCGCCATTAACCAGAGACCCGTACAAGTCAAATTACTTCCGATCGAAAAGCCGGAGGGCAAACAAGGTAAACAATATATTTTTGAACCGTCGCCTGATGAGATCCTTGCAAGTTTGTTACCGAAATATGTTGAGACACAGATCTTTCGGTCAATCCTTGAAGGAAAAGCAAGTGAGCAAGGGGCTAGGATGACGGCTATGAGCTCGGCAACAGATAATGCCGCGGATATGATTGACCGGTTGTCGCTGGCTATGAACAGAGCTCGACAAGCGGCGATTACTAAGGAAATATCTGAAATTGTCGGTGGAGCAGCTGCTTTAGAGTAA
- a CDS encoding glycosyltransferase, which produces MKNRYKILHIIGGGEIGGAEQHVLSLLKGMEHTCYDPHLVCLTRGPFSALAMDHHIPTQSFPMHFPLDLSPLPELIRWSRKHAIDLIHTHGSRANLLGRLCARWLKIPCVTTVHSSLAHDYLFPWSARIALGLDRLTLPLTSGIITVSDYLAKEVASRGGKKIKTIYNGYSFSSPARNLPAKRQQFRDKWGIPANALVLGTIGRLHPTKGQIYLIRAAQQLQLRFPNLHLLLIGDGPLRQELAQELKNRNLSYTLTGYLPLAYEALPAMDLFVLPSVSEGMGLVLLEAMHAGVPIVASAVGGIPEVIRDGTDGLLFPAKDVKELISACLTVLENPELSESLVQSGLNRCSQFSMDTMLKETMQVYADLLIGKH; this is translated from the coding sequence ATGAAAAATAGATACAAAATTCTACATATTATTGGCGGAGGAGAAATCGGTGGTGCCGAGCAACACGTATTATCTTTGCTCAAAGGCATGGAACACACCTGCTATGATCCCCATCTAGTCTGCCTTACCAGAGGCCCCTTCTCCGCCCTTGCCATGGACCATCACATTCCCACTCAAAGTTTTCCAATGCATTTTCCTCTGGATCTGTCTCCCTTACCAGAATTGATTCGCTGGTCAAGAAAGCATGCTATTGACCTTATTCACACTCATGGTTCCAGAGCCAACCTTCTTGGCCGTCTCTGTGCTCGCTGGTTAAAAATTCCCTGTGTGACCACTGTCCATAGCTCCCTTGCCCATGACTATTTGTTTCCTTGGTCTGCCCGAATCGCTCTGGGGCTGGACCGCCTCACCCTACCCCTGACATCCGGAATTATCACAGTATCTGACTATTTAGCTAAAGAGGTAGCCTCGAGAGGGGGAAAGAAAATTAAAACCATTTATAATGGCTATTCCTTTAGTTCGCCAGCAAGAAATTTGCCCGCCAAACGCCAGCAATTTCGCGATAAATGGGGCATTCCGGCTAATGCCTTAGTCCTTGGAACTATTGGCCGTCTTCATCCCACTAAAGGTCAAATTTATTTAATTAGGGCTGCCCAGCAATTGCAGCTAAGATTTCCAAATCTCCATCTCTTACTCATTGGAGACGGTCCTCTTCGTCAAGAGTTGGCTCAGGAACTTAAGAACCGTAATCTGTCGTATACGCTTACCGGTTACCTGCCCTTAGCCTATGAAGCACTTCCAGCCATGGACCTGTTTGTCTTGCCTTCCGTCAGTGAAGGAATGGGGCTAGTCCTCCTTGAAGCAATGCATGCAGGGGTTCCCATCGTTGCCAGTGCTGTGGGTGGAATTCCTGAAGTCATTCGCGATGGAACTGACGGACTGCTTTTTCCTGCTAAAGATGTCAAGGAACTGATCTCTGCCTGTTTAACCGTTTTGGAAAACCCTGAGCTGTCAGAGTCTCTGGTGCAATCAGGCCTAAATCGCTGTTCCCAGTTCTCTATGGATACTATGCTTAAAGAAACCATGCAGGTGTACGCTGATCTTTTAATTGGAAAACATTAA
- a CDS encoding anti-sigma factor domain-containing protein yields the protein MNKSKAVIIEKDGYRCTVLCDNGAFRHVYRFHHAEVGEEILIRNGIESFGGGRAWIGAAVIFFMVFTTLIGWNLYQAPTAAALVSVDINPSIQFSVDDQGNLLSIDTQNKDAEQLLSKTDLKGKPIDKVLEQFVSEAAQQQLIDPELPWIVVGYSSLANDSSEQVDGNLNESQIVSCLTENAQKNGLKPRVAFFTLTSQERELAQKGHLTLGEYALWQTAIKAGVITPEEELNNTTERIRLLEDPKVQAQVEEDRKEHESSASLPQPEHGKAVPEKSNSEKDNLKKEQDKNKDKGKEEDHNEPSNPSFKGNDRVKGSDSKEQHSKMQNPMDKKQGKDIEINRESQEQQGKADRLNNEQVDKLKWQNLTKDSFNNHKKT from the coding sequence ATGAATAAAAGCAAAGCTGTAATTATAGAAAAAGATGGCTATCGCTGCACCGTGCTTTGTGATAATGGGGCCTTTCGCCATGTTTACAGGTTTCACCATGCTGAAGTTGGGGAAGAAATCTTGATACGGAATGGTATTGAGAGTTTTGGGGGAGGAAGAGCATGGATTGGAGCTGCAGTCATATTTTTTATGGTTTTTACCACTCTGATTGGTTGGAACTTATATCAGGCCCCAACGGCTGCAGCGTTAGTTTCGGTGGATATTAATCCAAGCATTCAATTTTCAGTGGATGATCAAGGCAATTTGTTAAGCATAGATACACAAAATAAGGATGCAGAGCAATTGTTAAGTAAGACGGATCTTAAGGGAAAGCCGATTGATAAGGTGCTGGAACAATTTGTTTCAGAAGCAGCTCAGCAACAGTTAATAGATCCTGAGCTGCCTTGGATCGTGGTTGGCTATTCATCCTTGGCTAATGACAGCTCAGAGCAAGTTGACGGGAATCTTAATGAGAGTCAAATTGTCTCCTGTTTAACGGAAAATGCTCAGAAAAATGGGCTTAAGCCACGGGTTGCTTTCTTTACCCTGACTTCACAAGAACGTGAGCTTGCTCAAAAAGGACATTTAACGTTAGGTGAGTATGCACTTTGGCAGACTGCCATAAAGGCAGGAGTGATTACCCCGGAAGAAGAATTAAATAATACCACAGAACGGATTCGTTTACTGGAAGACCCAAAAGTTCAGGCTCAGGTGGAAGAGGATAGGAAAGAGCATGAATCTTCAGCATCCCTGCCCCAGCCAGAACATGGGAAAGCTGTCCCAGAGAAAAGTAACTCTGAGAAAGACAATCTGAAAAAGGAACAGGACAAAAATAAAGATAAGGGTAAGGAGGAGGACCATAATGAGCCCTCCAATCCTTCATTTAAAGGTAACGACCGAGTCAAAGGCAGCGATTCAAAGGAGCAGCATTCTAAAATGCAGAACCCTATGGACAAGAAGCAAGGGAAGGATATAGAAATCAATAGAGAAAGCCAAGAGCAGCAGGGAAAAGCGGACCGCCTTAATAATGAGCAAGTGGACAAACTAAAATGGCAAAATCTAACCAAAGACAGCTTTAATAATCACAAGAAAACGTAA
- the spoIIID gene encoding sporulation transcriptional regulator SpoIIID, which translates to MQEYIRKRVLDIGTYILESSATVRQTADVFGVSKSTVHKDVTERLPLINEKLSMEVKHILETNKAERHIRGGEATRKKYQEN; encoded by the coding sequence GTGCAAGAATATATACGAAAACGGGTTCTCGATATCGGTACTTACATACTGGAATCGAGTGCAACCGTTCGGCAAACGGCAGATGTCTTCGGAGTATCAAAAAGCACGGTTCACAAAGATGTAACGGAACGCTTGCCATTGATTAATGAAAAACTGTCCATGGAAGTAAAGCATATCCTTGAGACAAACAAGGCTGAAAGGCATATCCGTGGAGGAGAAGCTACCCGGAAAAAGTACCAAGAGAATTAA
- the spoIID gene encoding stage II sporulation protein D: protein MKKEWIWLIVISLCVVIVIPFSILRWHKENKTVSDISIKVLMPNGNVEKLSLEEYVVGVVAAEMPAEFELEALKAQAVAARTYAVKRIKQESQENKGYDVDTTVQTQVWLSDAKMRKNWGWLNYWQYRNKINKAVAQTQGVVLVYNGDFIDAFFHSSCGRRPTERSEDVWSSSRPYLQNVSSGEVNVQRYVNTYRFTAQELFMKLGLKENPRSLNSKDFQVLAKTAAGRAKSIQVLGKVYTAVQVRTALGLASTDIEYTLRPEGITITTYGNGHAVGMSQWGANDLAKSKRKVGEILAHYYPGSKLANLGAM from the coding sequence ATGAAAAAAGAATGGATATGGCTTATCGTAATATCATTGTGTGTGGTTATTGTGATCCCCTTTAGTATTTTACGCTGGCATAAGGAGAATAAAACCGTAAGTGACATCTCAATTAAAGTATTAATGCCTAATGGAAATGTTGAAAAACTGTCTCTTGAGGAATATGTTGTAGGAGTCGTGGCAGCTGAAATGCCAGCAGAGTTTGAACTGGAAGCTTTAAAAGCTCAGGCAGTAGCCGCACGCACATATGCTGTTAAACGAATTAAACAGGAAAGTCAGGAGAACAAAGGTTATGATGTGGATACAACAGTACAAACACAAGTATGGTTGTCAGACGCTAAAATGAGAAAAAATTGGGGATGGCTGAATTATTGGCAATATCGAAATAAAATAAACAAGGCTGTGGCTCAGACTCAAGGTGTGGTCTTAGTGTACAACGGAGACTTTATTGATGCCTTTTTTCACAGCAGCTGCGGCAGAAGGCCAACGGAGCGTTCAGAGGATGTTTGGAGTTCATCTCGCCCTTATCTGCAAAATGTCAGTTCAGGAGAAGTCAATGTACAGCGATATGTTAATACTTATAGGTTCACTGCCCAAGAGCTGTTTATGAAGTTAGGGCTTAAGGAAAATCCTCGCAGTTTGAACTCAAAGGACTTTCAAGTGTTAGCAAAAACGGCGGCAGGAAGAGCAAAAAGTATACAAGTCCTAGGCAAGGTTTATACGGCTGTTCAAGTGCGAACAGCATTGGGGCTTGCCTCCACAGATATTGAGTATACACTTCGCCCGGAAGGTATAACAATAACAACCTATGGAAATGGGCATGCCGTTGGCATGTCACAGTGGGGGGCCAACGATTTAGCCAAAAGCAAGAGAAAGGTTGGAGAAATATTAGCCCATTATTATCCCGGTTCGAAACTTGCAAACTTAGGTGCTATGTGA
- the mreB gene encoding rod shape-determining protein MreB: MFGMDFGIDLGIDLGTASVLVYAKGKGIVLHEPSVIAIDQNSNKRIAVGEEARLMIGRTPGNIVAVRPMRDGVIADYQTTELMLKYFLEKAGAKRWPFFRTRVVVCIPSGVTEVEQRAVKQAAYQAGAKAVKVVEEPYAAALGAGLDISGPTGSMVVDIGGGTTDIAVLSLNGIVAKRSLRVGGDKFDEAISRYIRREHNLMIGERTAEEIKIAVGSAVPEGRPSAYIDVRGRDLISGLPKTINVNSQECFVALEESIDAIVAGVKEVLERTPPELSSDILDKGIIMTGGGAMMYGFDTRLSRETGLPVSLAEDPISCVALGTGKVLTGKF; this comes from the coding sequence ATGTTTGGAATGGATTTCGGGATAGATTTGGGAATAGATTTAGGAACAGCAAGTGTATTGGTTTATGCTAAAGGAAAGGGGATTGTATTACACGAACCCTCTGTCATTGCTATTGACCAAAATTCAAATAAACGAATCGCTGTCGGAGAAGAAGCTAGGCTTATGATCGGCCGTACCCCCGGCAATATCGTAGCTGTGCGTCCAATGCGAGATGGAGTTATCGCTGACTATCAGACAACAGAGCTGATGCTGAAATATTTTTTGGAGAAAGCAGGTGCCAAACGATGGCCGTTTTTCCGAACTCGGGTTGTCGTTTGTATTCCATCAGGAGTCACTGAAGTTGAACAACGGGCGGTTAAGCAAGCAGCATATCAGGCTGGAGCAAAAGCTGTGAAAGTTGTTGAAGAGCCTTATGCAGCGGCATTAGGGGCAGGACTGGATATTTCCGGACCGACCGGAAGTATGGTGGTTGATATCGGCGGAGGAACAACGGATATTGCCGTTCTTTCCCTTAATGGTATAGTGGCAAAACGCAGTCTTCGCGTTGGCGGAGATAAATTTGATGAAGCCATAAGCCGTTATATCCGGCGAGAACATAATCTTATGATCGGAGAACGTACTGCTGAAGAAATTAAGATTGCCGTTGGATCTGCTGTCCCGGAAGGACGCCCATCAGCCTACATTGATGTGCGCGGACGGGATTTGATATCTGGTTTGCCTAAAACAATCAATGTCAATTCCCAGGAATGTTTTGTCGCCCTTGAGGAATCCATTGATGCTATTGTTGCCGGAGTCAAAGAAGTTTTAGAACGAACTCCTCCGGAATTGTCATCGGATATTCTTGACAAAGGGATTATTATGACTGGCGGCGGAGCCATGATGTACGGTTTTGATACACGCTTGTCAAGGGAGACAGGTTTGCCGGTTAGTTTAGCTGAAGATCCTATTTCTTGTGTTGCCTTAGGAACGGGAAAAGTTTTGACTGGGAAATTTTAG
- a CDS encoding WecB/TagA/CpsF family glycosyltransferase, with amino-acid sequence MRVDVLGITIDTYSMSETVEQIFQFINNKSETRVVTANPEMIYASGQDQNLKRLINSADIVTADGIGVVWAARQLGTPLRERVTGIDLLQALFPIADRYNLKIFFLGGRPGVALRAGTLVNEQYPGIVWDEHHGYFGSEEEEDVLEKIKCLQPDLLLVGLGSPRQDYWIAEHSSLATVSIGVGGSFDALAGTALRAPKRIRDMKMEWLYRLWKEPWRWRRQRVLPLFVLKVLHQKYLG; translated from the coding sequence ATGAGGGTGGATGTATTAGGGATAACGATAGATACATACTCTATGTCAGAGACAGTAGAGCAGATTTTTCAATTTATAAATAATAAATCTGAGACCCGTGTTGTGACAGCGAATCCTGAGATGATCTATGCGTCTGGCCAAGATCAAAATCTTAAGAGACTTATAAACTCGGCAGATATTGTAACAGCTGATGGAATCGGCGTAGTCTGGGCTGCTCGTCAGTTAGGGACACCTTTACGAGAACGCGTAACGGGAATCGACCTCCTCCAGGCCCTCTTTCCAATAGCAGACAGATATAACCTGAAGATATTTTTTCTGGGAGGAAGACCGGGGGTTGCGCTTCGGGCAGGAACCTTAGTAAATGAACAATACCCTGGTATTGTTTGGGATGAACATCATGGCTATTTTGGCTCGGAAGAAGAGGAAGATGTGTTGGAAAAAATTAAATGCTTACAGCCGGATCTTTTGCTGGTTGGCTTAGGTTCTCCGCGACAGGATTATTGGATTGCAGAACACTCTTCATTAGCTACGGTAAGCATAGGGGTGGGCGGCAGTTTTGACGCTCTGGCAGGTACAGCCCTGAGAGCACCAAAACGTATTCGAGATATGAAAATGGAGTGGCTCTACCGTTTATGGAAGGAACCTTGGCGTTGGAGGCGCCAAAGGGTCTTGCCCTTATTTGTGCTTAAGGTTTTGCATCAGAAATATTTAGGGTAG
- a CDS encoding M23 family metallopeptidase, whose protein sequence is MRRWRISKEWYVVWGFTLFIGGLILYVGYLSANYNIAIEKPQSKATEAVQAVTTVPSQPQDTVKDKQKIDSKEQIISNDSQENLELKDFPSPVHGEPIRSIGNYYSEAYDDYIFHAGLDYALKDGTVIRANHGGKVIFAGEDPILGCKVTIDCGDGWIVTYGGLDNLRIKKGEVIEEQTALGQIGYFPGGEGESNQPQLHYEVWHNGEVQYVEP, encoded by the coding sequence ATGAGACGTTGGCGTATATCAAAAGAATGGTACGTAGTTTGGGGTTTTACATTGTTCATTGGCGGTTTGATTCTTTACGTAGGATATTTGAGTGCTAACTACAATATCGCTATAGAAAAACCACAGTCAAAGGCAACTGAAGCAGTTCAGGCTGTAACGACTGTTCCTTCACAACCTCAAGATACTGTTAAGGATAAACAGAAGATAGATTCAAAAGAACAAATCATAAGTAATGATTCGCAAGAAAATTTGGAACTGAAGGATTTTCCTAGTCCAGTTCATGGCGAGCCAATACGCAGCATAGGAAATTATTACTCAGAAGCCTATGATGATTATATCTTTCATGCTGGTTTGGATTATGCCTTGAAAGATGGTACGGTCATTCGGGCAAACCATGGCGGAAAGGTCATATTTGCCGGTGAGGATCCGATTCTTGGCTGTAAAGTAACCATCGATTGCGGAGATGGCTGGATAGTTACCTATGGTGGTTTGGATAACCTGCGTATCAAAAAAGGGGAAGTCATTGAAGAACAGACGGCTCTGGGACAAATAGGGTATTTTCCCGGCGGCGAAGGAGAAAGCAATCAGCCTCAACTTCATTATGAAGTATGGCATAACGGTGAGGTTCAGTATGTAGAGCCCTAA
- the sigI gene encoding RNA polymerase sigma-I factor, whose amino-acid sequence MPEWNEQCSWQRLKEDSEARENFLAESQTFIRHVASQACFRSLEWGRDDELSEALIAFNEAIDLFVEDKGVPFLAYARVLMKRRLIDYYRKQRLRQAVSLDQEDVGPLIDVHLGFEDFREQEQNRERIEEIQQFSQALAAFQLTFQDLVKASPKHRDSRQTLLRAARELASDSELWNQVERKGKVPMQALCLKTQIHPKVLERGRKYILAVALLLANQNDYVYLREYVTPQEKEAKG is encoded by the coding sequence ATGCCGGAATGGAATGAACAGTGTTCTTGGCAGCGTTTGAAAGAGGACTCGGAAGCCCGAGAAAATTTTTTAGCAGAATCTCAAACGTTTATTCGTCACGTTGCTAGTCAAGCGTGTTTTCGTTCTCTGGAATGGGGTCGAGATGACGAATTATCAGAGGCTCTGATAGCATTTAATGAGGCTATTGATCTGTTTGTGGAAGATAAAGGGGTCCCTTTTTTGGCCTATGCGCGGGTTCTAATGAAACGCAGGCTTATTGATTATTACCGCAAACAACGCCTGAGGCAGGCAGTTTCACTGGATCAAGAGGATGTAGGTCCCTTAATTGATGTTCATCTTGGCTTTGAAGATTTCCGGGAACAAGAGCAAAATCGTGAGCGTATTGAAGAAATTCAACAATTTTCACAAGCCTTGGCCGCTTTTCAGCTGACCTTTCAAGACTTAGTAAAAGCATCTCCCAAGCACCGTGATTCACGACAAACCTTACTTCGAGCCGCCAGGGAATTAGCTTCTGACTCTGAGCTATGGAATCAAGTAGAACGTAAAGGCAAAGTTCCCATGCAGGCGTTGTGTTTAAAAACTCAGATTCATCCTAAAGTATTAGAACGGGGTCGAAAGTATATATTAGCAGTTGCCTTGTTGTTGGCAAACCAGAATGATTATGTATATTTACGAGAGTATGTTACCCCTCAGGAAAAGGAGGCGAAAGGATGA
- the atpD gene encoding F0F1 ATP synthase subunit beta: MKNGKVLQVLGPVVDVAFAPDELPAIYTAIKVKIPEKNNIITLEVAQHLGNDTVRCVAMSSTDGLQRGIDAINTGAPITVPVGSPTLGRMVSVLGEPIDSAGDIKADTNYPIHRPAPAFEDQEPSTRILETGIKVIDLLAPYSKGGKIGLFGGAGVGKTVLIMELINNIAKQHGGISVFAGVGERTREGNDLYHEMKESGVIDKTAMVFGQMNEPPGARLRVGLTGLTMAEYFRDEQGQDVLLFIDNIFRFTQAGSEVSALLGRMPSAVGYQPTLATEMGQLQERITSTRNGSITSVQAIYVPADDLTDPAPATAFAHLDATTVLSRALTEIGIYPAVDPLDSTSRILSPLVLGEEHYAVARQVQQILQKYKELQDIIAILGMDELSEEEKLIVARARKIQRFLSQPFSVAEVFTGSPGKYVPLKETIRGFKEIADGKYDDISEAAFLMVGPIEEVIERAKKMGA; this comes from the coding sequence GTGAAGAACGGCAAGGTTTTGCAAGTTTTGGGACCGGTAGTTGACGTTGCGTTTGCGCCCGATGAACTGCCGGCGATATACACTGCCATTAAGGTTAAGATTCCCGAGAAGAACAATATTATCACCTTAGAAGTAGCTCAACATCTCGGGAATGACACAGTACGTTGTGTTGCCATGTCCTCGACCGATGGTCTGCAAAGGGGCATCGATGCTATAAACACCGGTGCACCAATTACAGTCCCCGTCGGATCGCCGACCCTAGGACGGATGGTTAGCGTCTTGGGAGAGCCTATTGATAGTGCTGGGGATATTAAGGCCGATACCAATTATCCTATTCACCGTCCGGCTCCGGCTTTCGAAGATCAAGAGCCTTCTACTCGTATATTGGAGACCGGTATTAAAGTTATTGACTTACTGGCTCCGTATTCCAAGGGTGGAAAGATCGGACTCTTCGGCGGTGCCGGTGTTGGTAAGACAGTTTTAATTATGGAACTTATTAACAATATTGCTAAACAACACGGTGGTATTTCCGTATTCGCCGGTGTTGGTGAGCGGACTCGTGAAGGAAATGACCTTTACCACGAAATGAAAGAGTCTGGCGTTATCGATAAGACCGCCATGGTGTTCGGTCAAATGAACGAACCACCCGGAGCTCGTCTGCGGGTAGGCTTAACAGGTCTGACTATGGCGGAATACTTCCGTGATGAACAAGGCCAAGACGTGTTACTCTTTATCGACAACATCTTTCGCTTCACGCAAGCCGGATCTGAGGTTTCGGCTTTGCTCGGTCGGATGCCTTCGGCCGTTGGTTATCAACCGACACTAGCAACAGAAATGGGTCAACTGCAAGAGCGGATTACCTCCACTCGTAACGGATCTATTACATCTGTACAAGCTATCTATGTGCCTGCTGATGACTTGACAGACCCCGCTCCGGCAACAGCATTTGCCCACTTAGATGCTACAACGGTTTTGTCCCGGGCCCTTACTGAAATCGGGATTTACCCTGCTGTGGATCCCTTGGACTCAACATCACGGATTCTTTCACCTTTAGTACTTGGTGAAGAGCATTATGCTGTTGCCCGTCAAGTTCAGCAAATTCTGCAAAAATACAAAGAGTTGCAGGATATCATTGCAATTCTTGGTATGGATGAGCTTTCTGAAGAAGAAAAACTTATCGTAGCGCGAGCTCGTAAAATCCAGCGTTTCTTGTCTCAACCATTCAGCGTTGCAGAAGTATTCACAGGGTCTCCTGGAAAGTATGTGCCCTTAAAAGAAACAATTCGTGGCTTTAAAGAAATTGCAGACGGGAAATACGATGACATTTCAGAGGCTGCCTTCCTAATGGTGGGTCCTATTGAAGAGGTAATTGAACGAGCCAAGAAAATGGGGGCGTAA